Proteins encoded by one window of Streptomyces uncialis:
- a CDS encoding DUF2630 family protein, with protein sequence MDQREILTRITAMVEDERRLRDSLASTGTDGDTERSRLSALERELDQCWDLLRQRRAKTEFGENPDEAAVRPSSQVEGYQS encoded by the coding sequence ATGGATCAGCGAGAGATCCTGACGCGGATCACGGCGATGGTCGAGGACGAACGGCGGCTGCGGGACTCCCTCGCGAGCACCGGCACCGACGGCGACACGGAACGTTCCCGCCTCTCCGCGCTCGAACGCGAGCTGGACCAGTGCTGGGACCTGCTGCGCCAGCGGCGGGCCAAGACGGAGTTCGGGGAGAACCCCGACGAGGCGGCGGTCCGCCCCTCCTCGCAGGTCGAGGGCTACCAGTCCTGA
- a CDS encoding ArsR/SmtB family transcription factor, which yields MTAASSRELAHPRSEDIALEEVLHALSDPLRLSVVTELASTGGEFPCSHFPLPVTKSTTTHHFRVLRESGVIQQWYRGTAKYNRLRGEELDALFPGLLAAILRASAAQSARRTDG from the coding sequence ATGACCGCCGCCAGCAGTCGCGAACTCGCGCACCCGCGCAGCGAGGACATCGCCCTGGAGGAAGTGCTGCACGCGCTCTCCGACCCGCTGCGGCTGAGCGTCGTCACCGAACTGGCTTCGACCGGCGGCGAGTTCCCCTGCTCGCACTTCCCGCTTCCCGTCACCAAGTCCACGACCACCCACCACTTCCGGGTGCTGCGCGAGTCCGGTGTCATCCAGCAGTGGTACCGGGGCACGGCCAAGTACAACCGGCTGCGCGGCGAGGAGCTGGACGCGCTGTTCCCCGGGCTGCTCGCCGCGATCCTGCGGGCCTCGGCGGCGCAGTCCGCGCGACGGACGGACGGCTGA
- a CDS encoding glycerophosphodiester phosphodiesterase has protein sequence MNFLTIGHRGIMGVEPENTLRSFVAAELAGLDVIELDLHLSKDGALVVMHDADVDRTTDGSGPIADRTLAQLRTLDAGRGERVPVFEEVLDAVRAPLQAEIKDIAAARALADVMHARNLVPRVEVLSFHDAALAEISRLVPDARTALVASRYGLDVVDRATAVGAGTLVLNIRRLTLELVERARKADLRIIGWVVNTQDQLRLVRALGLDGATTDHPEIKRTARFTA, from the coding sequence TTGAACTTCCTCACCATCGGCCATCGCGGAATCATGGGCGTCGAGCCCGAGAACACCCTCAGGTCCTTCGTCGCCGCCGAGCTCGCGGGCCTCGACGTCATCGAACTGGACCTCCACCTCAGCAAGGACGGCGCGCTCGTCGTCATGCACGACGCCGATGTCGACCGGACCACCGACGGCAGCGGTCCCATCGCGGACCGGACCCTCGCCCAGCTCCGCACCCTGGACGCCGGACGCGGCGAACGCGTCCCGGTGTTCGAGGAGGTCCTGGACGCGGTACGGGCCCCCCTCCAGGCCGAGATCAAGGACATCGCGGCGGCCCGCGCGCTCGCCGATGTGATGCACGCCCGCAACCTGGTCCCGCGCGTGGAGGTGCTGTCCTTCCACGACGCGGCCCTCGCGGAGATCTCCCGGCTGGTGCCGGACGCGCGCACCGCCCTGGTGGCCAGCCGCTACGGCCTCGACGTGGTGGACCGGGCGACCGCCGTCGGCGCCGGGACCCTGGTGCTGAACATCCGCCGGCTCACCCTCGAACTGGTGGAACGCGCGCGCAAGGCCGATCTGCGGATCATCGGGTGGGTCGTCAACACCCAGGACCAGCTGCGGCTGGTACGCGCCCTCGGGCTCGACGGCGCGACGACGGACCATCCGGAGATCAAGCGGACCGCCCGCTTCACCGCCTGA
- a CDS encoding DUF5134 domain-containing protein gives MHTPGAAGWLLVVLCALSGGYCLLRMRSGVEAQRRAAGGEALMGFGMAAMALPAALVPAQRAVWLAGAALFTVAGARALWESRAGAHHLHHLVGAVAMVHMSVAMASADGHGTAGTSPLTAVLFGYFTGYVLWAGARLIPAGAAVPVPAAGHPAGRPTAPAGAAGPPGGARIGWGDRPELTRACRLSMGVAMVAMLLTV, from the coding sequence GTGCACACACCGGGGGCGGCCGGATGGCTGCTGGTCGTGCTCTGCGCGCTGAGCGGGGGCTACTGCCTGTTACGGATGCGGAGCGGGGTCGAGGCACAGCGCCGGGCGGCGGGGGGCGAGGCGCTGATGGGGTTCGGGATGGCCGCCATGGCCCTGCCCGCCGCGCTGGTGCCCGCGCAGCGGGCCGTGTGGCTGGCCGGGGCGGCGCTCTTCACCGTGGCGGGGGCCCGGGCCCTGTGGGAGTCCAGAGCGGGCGCCCACCATCTGCATCATCTGGTGGGCGCGGTCGCGATGGTCCATATGTCGGTGGCGATGGCGTCGGCGGACGGGCACGGCACGGCGGGCACCTCGCCGCTGACCGCCGTACTGTTCGGCTACTTCACCGGGTACGTGCTGTGGGCGGGCGCGCGGCTGATACCGGCCGGGGCGGCCGTACCGGTCCCGGCGGCAGGCCACCCGGCCGGGCGGCCGACGGCTCCGGCGGGCGCGGCGGGTCCGCCGGGCGGGGCACGGATCGGCTGGGGCGACCGGCCCGAGCTGACACGGGCGTGCAGACTCTCGATGGGGGTCGCGATGGTCGCGATGCTGCTGACCGTCTGA
- a CDS encoding NADH:flavin oxidoreductase/NADH oxidase — MESVLSALFEPLTLRSLTVPNRAWMAPMCQYSADPTGPCAGVPGDWHFAHYAARATGGTGLILVESTAVSPEGRISPADLGIWNDTQTRAFRRITSFLTAQGTVPGLQIGHAGRKASTDRPWRGGGPVGPGADGWQPLAPSPVPFDTGHPVPTELTTGGIARITGQFADAARRALDAGFRVVEIHGAHGYLLGEFLSPYSNKRTDAYGGSFTNRTRFALEVVDAVRAVWPDDLPLFFRVSATDWLGPDGWTADETVRFAGQLKEHGVDLLDVSSGGNAPRADIPTGPGYQVPFASRVRSGAGLSVAAVGLITEAGQADKIVANGEADAVLLGRELLRNPSWARHAARELGAAVRVPDPYLRSV; from the coding sequence ATGGAGTCCGTCTTGAGCGCGCTGTTCGAACCCCTCACCCTTCGCTCGCTGACCGTCCCGAACAGGGCCTGGATGGCGCCCATGTGCCAGTACTCGGCCGATCCCACCGGGCCGTGCGCCGGGGTTCCCGGCGACTGGCACTTCGCCCACTACGCCGCCCGCGCCACGGGAGGCACCGGGCTGATCCTGGTCGAGTCGACCGCCGTGAGCCCCGAGGGCCGTATCTCCCCCGCCGACCTGGGCATCTGGAACGACACCCAGACCCGGGCCTTCCGCCGGATCACCTCCTTCCTGACCGCCCAGGGCACGGTGCCGGGCCTCCAGATCGGGCACGCCGGACGGAAGGCCTCCACCGACCGGCCCTGGCGGGGCGGCGGCCCGGTCGGACCCGGGGCCGACGGCTGGCAGCCTCTCGCGCCCAGCCCGGTCCCGTTCGACACCGGGCATCCCGTACCGACGGAGCTGACGACCGGGGGGATCGCGCGGATCACCGGGCAGTTCGCCGACGCCGCCCGCCGGGCCCTCGACGCCGGGTTCCGGGTCGTCGAGATCCATGGCGCGCACGGCTACCTCCTCGGGGAGTTCCTGTCCCCGTACTCCAACAAGCGCACGGACGCGTACGGGGGTTCCTTCACGAACCGGACCCGCTTCGCGCTGGAGGTCGTGGACGCCGTCCGCGCGGTGTGGCCCGACGATCTGCCGCTGTTCTTCCGGGTCTCCGCGACGGACTGGCTGGGCCCGGACGGCTGGACCGCCGACGAGACCGTCCGGTTCGCCGGGCAGCTCAAGGAGCACGGGGTGGATCTGCTGGACGTGTCGTCGGGAGGCAACGCGCCCCGCGCGGACATCCCGACCGGCCCCGGCTACCAGGTGCCGTTCGCGAGCCGGGTCCGGTCCGGGGCCGGGCTGTCCGTGGCCGCCGTGGGACTGATCACGGAGGCCGGGCAGGCCGACAAGATCGTCGCCAACGGCGAGGCCGACGCGGTGCTGCTGGGACGGGAACTGCTGCGCAACCCGTCCTGGGCACGGCACGCGGCCCGTGAACTGGGCGCGGCGGTGCGGGTCCCGGACCCGTATCTGCGCTCCGTCTGA
- a CDS encoding DUF305 domain-containing protein yields MRRPAADRPGHRDAAVPRALRAGPALLCAALVLTLSACDSGGSKDEGKAASGPSVIAPGKPGEAARTLSAEDVQEQAADDSPNSADFTYARMMIEHHGQALVMTELVPSRADSTQVKRVAARITAAQKPEIGAMQGWLDNNTDPKKPSGSGHDHGEGGHGGETPDPGSHDHGSMPGMATEAQLAKLRAADGKAFDQLFLKLMITHHEGAITMATEALSDGNNVLVEEMATDVVAQQTAEIGRMRDML; encoded by the coding sequence ATCCGCCGTCCGGCCGCCGACCGTCCCGGCCACCGGGACGCCGCCGTTCCCCGTGCCCTGCGCGCGGGTCCCGCGCTGCTGTGCGCGGCGCTCGTCCTGACGTTGTCCGCCTGCGATTCCGGCGGTTCGAAGGACGAGGGGAAGGCCGCGTCCGGCCCTTCGGTGATCGCCCCGGGCAAGCCGGGCGAGGCGGCGCGGACCCTGTCGGCGGAGGACGTCCAGGAGCAGGCCGCCGACGACTCCCCCAACTCGGCGGACTTCACCTATGCCCGGATGATGATCGAGCACCACGGCCAGGCCCTGGTGATGACCGAACTCGTGCCCTCGCGGGCCGATTCGACGCAGGTGAAGCGGGTGGCCGCCCGGATCACCGCCGCGCAGAAGCCCGAGATCGGCGCCATGCAGGGCTGGCTGGACAACAACACGGACCCGAAGAAGCCGTCCGGGTCGGGCCATGACCACGGCGAGGGCGGGCACGGCGGGGAGACGCCCGATCCGGGTTCCCACGACCACGGCTCGATGCCGGGCATGGCCACCGAGGCGCAGCTGGCGAAGCTCCGGGCGGCGGACGGGAAGGCGTTCGACCAGCTGTTCCTGAAGCTGATGATCACGCATCACGAGGGCGCGATCACGATGGCCACCGAGGCGCTCTCCGACGGCAACAACGTCCTCGTCGAGGAGATGGCCACCGATGTGGTCGCCCAGCAGACGGCGGAGATCGGCCGGATGCGCGACATGCTCTGA
- a CDS encoding phosphatase PAP2 family protein, producing the protein MQTVSPSSPPRPPRPAGARAPRAALVLFGLAALLLALVAARWSPLMDLDGRIARTTHRWAVAEPGLTHANRILTDWIWDPWAMRLLLAVVVLWLLRRREVRLACWLVATSLVGTLLQQSLKAAVGRERPSWPDPVDSAHFNAFPSGHALTATVVSGLVLWVLLRHGVAPALWRTAVALAVVSVLGAGLTRIWLGVHWPSDVLEGWLLGALMVTLAIVSYERTGGRPGRDRTDTAEADTARRDTARPDTAP; encoded by the coding sequence ATGCAAACGGTGTCCCCCTCCTCCCCACCCCGCCCCCCGCGTCCGGCGGGCGCGCGCGCCCCACGCGCCGCGCTCGTCCTCTTCGGCCTCGCGGCGCTGCTGCTGGCCCTGGTGGCGGCCCGCTGGAGTCCGCTCATGGACCTCGACGGCCGTATCGCCCGCACGACCCACCGCTGGGCGGTCGCCGAACCGGGCCTCACCCACGCCAACCGCATCCTCACCGACTGGATCTGGGACCCCTGGGCGATGCGCCTGCTGCTCGCCGTCGTGGTGCTGTGGCTGCTGCGGCGCCGGGAGGTGCGGCTCGCGTGCTGGCTGGTGGCGACCAGCCTCGTCGGGACGCTGCTCCAGCAGTCCCTCAAGGCGGCGGTCGGCCGGGAGCGCCCCAGCTGGCCGGACCCGGTCGACTCCGCGCACTTCAACGCGTTCCCGTCGGGCCACGCCCTGACGGCGACCGTCGTCAGCGGACTGGTGCTGTGGGTACTGCTCCGGCACGGCGTGGCACCCGCTCTGTGGCGTACGGCGGTGGCCCTGGCGGTGGTGTCGGTGCTCGGCGCGGGGCTGACCCGGATCTGGCTCGGTGTGCACTGGCCGTCGGACGTACTGGAGGGCTGGCTGCTGGGCGCCCTGATGGTCACCCTCGCGATCGTGTCGTACGAGCGGACAGGCGGGCGTCCTGGCCGCGACCGGACGGACACGGCAGAGGCAGACACGGCCCGGCGGGACACCGCCCGGCCGGACACGGCTCCCTGA
- a CDS encoding WhiB family transcriptional regulator — protein MTASRPPRDRVLVRDTAFPGAACIGHEPELFFPRGESERWEHSIEQAKRICGGCAVRVDCLRHAVDNCESDGVWGGLTPSERRRFRRALRTLYGADDSLVRRLLTGERLVVTPEHLGSVVWQLAWHGWRVERICLATAVPRPRVRRSLAAAQSAADFLRAAGIDPRPRSTRITLTETPGRGADRAGPCPEGSRQVA, from the coding sequence ATGACCGCATCCCGGCCGCCCCGCGACCGCGTTCTCGTCCGTGACACCGCCTTTCCGGGTGCCGCGTGCATCGGCCACGAACCCGAGCTGTTCTTCCCCCGTGGGGAGTCGGAACGCTGGGAGCACTCCATCGAGCAGGCGAAACGCATCTGCGGCGGCTGCGCCGTACGCGTCGACTGTCTGCGGCACGCCGTCGACAACTGCGAGTCCGACGGGGTGTGGGGCGGTCTCACACCGTCGGAACGCCGCCGGTTCCGGCGCGCCCTGCGCACCCTGTACGGCGCGGACGACTCCCTGGTGCGGCGGCTGCTGACCGGTGAGCGGCTGGTCGTCACACCGGAGCATCTGGGTTCGGTGGTCTGGCAGTTGGCCTGGCACGGCTGGCGCGTCGAACGGATCTGTCTGGCGACGGCGGTGCCCCGCCCCCGGGTCCGCCGGTCCCTCGCGGCGGCCCAGTCCGCCGCCGACTTCCTGCGGGCCGCCGGTATCGACCCCCGCCCCCGCTCCACCCGGATCACCCTCACGGAGACCCCCGGCCGGGGTGCGGACCGCGCGGGCCCGTGCCCGGAGGGCAGCCGACAGGTGGCCTGA
- a CDS encoding M56 family metallopeptidase: MTVSVALLLLGALTAVLAPRLLARADWPEREPVVALWLWQCVVAAVLLCCALSMALSAAAAWQAVRGRLFAPAPTRVIEAYAFGPSGPWAATTALLLACGGVWTAAMLAREIRLTRAARRTRRAELQVRAPLLPGEEPGSDRLVVLEGERPDAWWLPGAAPRLVITTAALRRLKGRQLDAVLAHEQGHAEARHDWLLHSSAALANGFPQVPVFAAFRAQMHRLVELAADDVASRRFGRLTIALALVELNEDRGVFGRPCPTPHGHVPQRVHRLLAPPRRLTPARRLRLTAAAALVPVVPVLIAFVPGLHALR, translated from the coding sequence ATGACGGTATCCGTGGCACTGCTGCTGCTCGGCGCGCTTACCGCTGTGCTCGCCCCGCGACTGCTCGCGCGAGCGGACTGGCCCGAACGCGAACCTGTCGTCGCGCTCTGGCTCTGGCAGTGCGTGGTGGCGGCGGTCCTGCTGTGCTGCGCGCTGTCGATGGCGCTGAGCGCGGCGGCGGCCTGGCAGGCGGTACGCGGGCGGCTGTTCGCACCGGCGCCGACCCGGGTCATCGAGGCGTACGCGTTCGGTCCCTCCGGCCCCTGGGCGGCGACGACCGCGCTGCTGCTGGCGTGCGGCGGGGTGTGGACCGCAGCGATGCTGGCCCGGGAGATCCGTCTCACCCGCGCGGCCCGCCGGACACGCCGCGCCGAACTCCAGGTCCGCGCACCGCTGCTGCCCGGCGAGGAGCCCGGCAGCGACCGGCTCGTCGTCCTGGAGGGCGAGCGGCCCGACGCCTGGTGGCTGCCCGGGGCCGCACCGCGGCTGGTCATCACCACGGCCGCGCTGCGCCGTCTCAAGGGCAGGCAGCTAGACGCCGTCCTCGCCCATGAGCAGGGTCACGCCGAGGCGCGCCACGACTGGCTGCTGCACTCGTCGGCCGCGCTCGCCAACGGGTTCCCGCAGGTGCCGGTGTTCGCCGCGTTCCGTGCCCAGATGCACCGGCTGGTGGAGCTGGCCGCCGACGATGTCGCCTCCCGCCGCTTCGGACGGCTGACGATCGCCCTCGCCCTGGTCGAACTCAACGAGGACCGCGGGGTGTTCGGCCGCCCCTGCCCCACCCCGCACGGCCATGTCCCGCAGCGGGTGCACCGGCTGCTCGCCCCACCGCGCCGTCTCACCCCGGCCCGCCGGCTCCGGCTGACCGCGGCGGCCGCGCTCGTCCCGGTGGTCCCGGTCCTGATCGCCTTCGTCCCGGGCCTGCACGCCCTGCGCTGA
- the mmuM gene encoding homocysteine S-methyltransferase, whose protein sequence is MPDSPGNPDPDPLPGTPDPDRPPSAARSPRLPDDVRPPESPGTPDASTTGTFATGTFADVLRRGPLVLDGGLSNQLEAAGERLDGGLWSARLLLDRPEALVAAHRAYYEAGADIAVTGSYQATFEGFARHGVDRRGAAELLRSAVALAREAARTAVPARRPRWVAASAGPYGAMLADGSEYRGRYGLTVAELERFHRPRLEALAAAAPDVFALETVPDTDEARALVRAVRGLGVPAWLSYNVRGDRTRAGQPLAEAFAVAADADEVVAVGVNCCTPADADAAVALAARVTGKPVVVYPNSGEGWDAVRGVWTGPRRFTARRVDGWLASGARLVGGCCRVGPAAIAETAARVRNATGPLGPR, encoded by the coding sequence ATGCCCGACTCCCCCGGCAACCCGGACCCCGACCCGCTCCCCGGCACCCCCGACCCGGACCGGCCTCCCAGCGCCGCACGATCCCCCCGGCTCCCCGACGACGTACGGCCCCCGGAGAGCCCCGGTACCCCCGACGCGTCCACGACCGGCACCTTCGCGACCGGCACTTTCGCGGACGTGCTGCGGCGTGGTCCGCTCGTCCTGGACGGCGGGCTTTCCAATCAGCTCGAAGCGGCCGGTGAGCGGCTGGACGGCGGCCTGTGGTCCGCGCGGCTGCTCCTGGACCGGCCGGAGGCCCTTGTCGCGGCGCACCGGGCGTACTACGAGGCGGGCGCGGACATCGCCGTCACCGGGAGCTACCAGGCGACGTTCGAGGGGTTCGCCCGGCACGGGGTGGACCGGCGCGGGGCCGCCGAACTGCTGCGGTCCGCCGTGGCCCTGGCCCGGGAGGCGGCCCGTACCGCCGTCCCCGCCCGCCGGCCGCGGTGGGTGGCGGCCTCGGCGGGTCCTTACGGGGCGATGCTCGCGGACGGCTCGGAGTACCGGGGGCGGTACGGGCTGACGGTCGCGGAGCTGGAACGGTTCCACCGGCCCCGGCTGGAGGCCCTCGCCGCCGCCGCGCCCGATGTGTTCGCGCTGGAGACCGTCCCGGACACCGACGAGGCGCGCGCCCTGGTGCGCGCGGTACGGGGACTCGGGGTGCCGGCCTGGCTCTCGTACAACGTGCGCGGCGACCGCACCCGCGCGGGACAGCCGCTCGCGGAGGCGTTCGCGGTGGCCGCCGACGCGGACGAGGTGGTCGCGGTCGGCGTGAACTGCTGCACGCCCGCCGACGCGGACGCGGCCGTCGCGCTGGCGGCCCGGGTCACGGGCAAGCCGGTGGTGGTCTACCCGAACAGCGGTGAAGGCTGGGACGCGGTACGCGGCGTCTGGACGGGTCCGCGGCGGTTCACGGCCCGCCGGGTGGACGGCTGGCTGGCATCGGGCGCGCGGCTGGTCGGGGGGTGCTGCCGGGTGGGACCCGCCGCGATCGCGGAGACGGCGGCCCGGGTACGGAACGCCACCGGCCCCCTGGGACCGCGCTGA
- a CDS encoding TetR/AcrR family transcriptional regulator: MSPRSPSVNEELRRRSRERLLRATVELVGERGYEATKLSDIADRAGTARGLVSYYFPGKRQLLQSAVHRLMHLTLAQALEREPRTDDGQERMARAIDAVLGLARDRPVLMRTHMAGILQAEGFVRCEEQQRLAELLRDTVERYGSPAPDVDYPLLRAQLMGSVFAVLLPGAGMSAEVLRAELFHRYELAWELGVPPAGGPPRVGAGRPENFSPLFGPGRCGQDEASRP, encoded by the coding sequence ATGTCCCCGCGCAGCCCATCGGTCAATGAAGAGTTGCGCCGACGCAGTCGTGAGCGACTGTTGCGGGCCACTGTGGAGCTGGTCGGCGAGCGGGGGTACGAGGCGACGAAGCTCTCCGACATCGCCGATCGCGCGGGTACGGCGCGGGGGCTGGTGTCGTACTACTTCCCGGGCAAGCGCCAGCTGCTCCAGTCCGCGGTGCACCGGCTGATGCATCTGACGCTCGCGCAGGCCCTGGAGCGGGAGCCCCGGACGGACGACGGACAGGAGCGGATGGCCCGTGCGATCGACGCGGTCCTCGGGCTCGCCCGGGACCGTCCGGTGCTGATGCGCACCCATATGGCGGGCATTCTCCAGGCGGAGGGCTTCGTCCGCTGCGAGGAGCAGCAGCGGCTGGCGGAACTCCTGCGGGACACCGTCGAGCGGTACGGGTCGCCCGCGCCGGACGTGGACTATCCGCTGTTGCGGGCGCAGCTCATGGGTTCGGTCTTCGCGGTGCTGCTGCCCGGCGCCGGGATGTCGGCCGAGGTGCTGCGGGCGGAGCTGTTCCACCGTTACGAGCTGGCGTGGGAACTCGGTGTGCCGCCCGCCGGGGGTCCGCCGCGGGTGGGCGCCGGGCGTCCGGAGAACTTCTCCCCGCTGTTCGGGCCGGGTCGGTGCGGGCAGGACGAGGCGTCGCGGCCGTGA
- a CDS encoding LVIVD repeat-containing protein, with protein sequence MTLSNNPRTRRRRLGVAAAAAGLLAALITAGPAGATPDPGDNPASPERVSQSEVRDAKRAIANGEIPGQDEIVHSDNIEHLANIPKDALPGTNSDLAFQGKYAFAGNYDGFRIFDISNPKAPKTVSQVLCPGSQNDISVSGNLLFLSTDSSRSDNSCASTSQSATNKDSWEGMKVFDISDKRNPKYVSAVETACGSHTHTLVPDRKNVYVYVSSYSPLAAFPDCQPPHDGISVIKVPKKAPQNAAVVGFPVLFPGEGPDGGGNPGGPTNPGVSKTTGCHDITVLPSKDLAAGACMGDGILFSIKDPERPKVIDRVQDNVNFAFWHSATFNQGAKKIVFTDELGGGGSATCNAEVGPNRGANGIYDIVGRGDKSKLEFRSYFKIPRHQASTENCVAHNGSVIPVRGKDLMVQAWYQGGISVWDFTNSSRPKEIGYFERGPISTTTLVGGGSWSAYYYNGYIYSNDMAKGFDVLKLNDRRTDPAKKVRLHELNVQTQPDYFDNDWDDDRWDD encoded by the coding sequence GTGACCCTGTCGAACAACCCCCGAACACGGCGCAGACGCCTGGGAGTCGCCGCCGCGGCGGCCGGTCTGCTCGCCGCACTGATCACCGCCGGACCCGCCGGGGCGACCCCCGACCCCGGGGACAACCCGGCGAGCCCCGAACGGGTCTCCCAGAGCGAGGTCCGCGACGCCAAGCGGGCCATAGCCAACGGGGAGATACCCGGCCAGGACGAGATCGTCCACTCGGACAACATCGAGCACCTGGCGAACATCCCCAAGGACGCCCTGCCCGGCACCAACTCGGACCTCGCCTTCCAGGGCAAGTACGCGTTCGCCGGCAACTACGACGGCTTCCGCATCTTCGACATCAGCAACCCGAAGGCGCCGAAGACCGTCTCCCAGGTGCTGTGCCCGGGTTCCCAGAACGACATCTCGGTCTCCGGGAACCTGCTGTTCCTGTCGACCGACTCGTCCCGCAGCGACAACTCCTGTGCCAGCACCTCCCAGTCCGCGACCAACAAGGACTCGTGGGAGGGCATGAAGGTCTTCGACATCAGCGACAAGCGCAACCCGAAGTACGTGTCCGCGGTGGAGACGGCCTGCGGTTCGCACACCCACACCCTGGTGCCGGACCGCAAGAACGTCTACGTGTACGTCTCCTCGTACTCGCCGCTCGCGGCGTTCCCCGACTGCCAGCCGCCGCACGACGGCATCTCGGTCATCAAGGTGCCCAAGAAGGCCCCGCAGAACGCGGCGGTCGTGGGCTTCCCCGTGCTCTTCCCCGGTGAGGGTCCCGACGGCGGCGGCAACCCGGGCGGGCCCACCAACCCGGGTGTCTCCAAGACGACCGGCTGCCACGACATCACCGTCCTGCCCTCGAAGGACCTGGCCGCCGGCGCGTGCATGGGCGACGGCATCCTGTTCTCGATCAAGGACCCGGAACGCCCGAAGGTCATCGACAGGGTCCAGGACAACGTGAACTTCGCGTTCTGGCACTCCGCGACCTTCAACCAGGGCGCAAAGAAGATCGTCTTCACCGACGAGCTCGGTGGCGGCGGCTCCGCGACCTGCAACGCCGAGGTCGGCCCGAACCGCGGCGCCAACGGCATCTACGACATCGTCGGCCGCGGCGACAAGAGCAAGCTTGAGTTCCGCAGCTACTTCAAGATCCCGCGCCACCAGGCCAGCACCGAGAACTGCGTCGCCCACAACGGCTCGGTCATCCCGGTCCGCGGCAAGGACCTGATGGTCCAGGCGTGGTACCAGGGCGGTATCTCCGTCTGGGACTTCACCAACTCCTCGCGCCCCAAGGAGATCGGCTACTTCGAGCGCGGTCCGATCAGCACGACCACCCTGGTCGGCGGCGGATCCTGGTCGGCGTACTACTACAACGGCTACATCTACTCGAACGACATGGCCAAGGGCTTCGACGTACTGAAGCTCAACGACCGCCGCACCGATCCCGCCAAGAAGGTCCGGCTGCACGAACTGAACGTCCAGACCCAGCCCGACTACTTCGACAACGACTGGGACGACGACCGCTGGGACGACTGA